A single window of Rhodamnia argentea isolate NSW1041297 chromosome 5, ASM2092103v1, whole genome shotgun sequence DNA harbors:
- the LOC125315207 gene encoding B3 domain-containing transcription factor VRN1-like — translation MEDADGHCNLGSGSKLKGFRTDQGAKILPQDSGSRMENSKRKVSPAMLASRTSTSKRSQASSALKAANKYKPQYPSFKVVIRPHNLLGHNVVREEPEILVLNIQGAFFKGRINGSMQAATLKHLDGSWPVKLLYYPQHGSGKLSAGWGAFQKGISLKEGDVCVFELVRNDDIEFKVSIFRRNVET, via the exons ATGGAAGATGCTGATGGTCACTGTAATCTTGGATCCGGTTCCAAATTGAAAGGCTTCCGAACTGATCAAGGAGCCAAGATTTTGCCACAAGATTCAGGAA gtaggatggaaaattccaaacgcAAGGTGAGCCCCGCCATGCTGGCTTCTCGTACCTCTACTTCTAAACGATCTCAGGCATCGTCGGCTCTCAAAGCAGCCAACAAGTACAAGCCGCAGTATCCTTCCTTCAAAGTAGTTATCCGGCCACATAATCTATTGGGGCATAATGTGGTAAGAGAAGAACCTGAGATATTGGTTCTC AATATCCAAGGTGCTTTTTTTAAGGGACGCATCAATGGAAGCATGCAAGCCGCAACTCTTAAGCATTTGGACGGATCATGGCCAGTGAAGCTCCTGTACTACCCACAACATGGCTCAGGAAAGCTCTCTGCCGGTTGGGGCGCGTTTCAGAAAGGAATTTCTCTAAAGGAAGGAGATGTCTGTGTGTTCGAGCTTGTTagaaatgatgatattgaattcaaagtctccatttttAGAAGGAATGTCGAGACttag